The following proteins are co-located in the Actinomycetota bacterium genome:
- a CDS encoding SDR family oxidoreductase, which translates to MTKSTRLPVLVTGHRGYIGSVMVRHLLEAGYDVVGMDIGYFDDCTFVPDPVDVPTIEKDIRDVVPEDLRSLYAVIHLAALSNDPIGNLDQRWTEQINLSASVRLAELAREADVRRFLFSSSCIMYGMSSADEVDEMSPLAPQTEYARSKVDAEQAIAELAGDRFSPVFLRNGTVYGVSPRMRFDTVFNDLLGSASATGKVTVFSDGKPWRPVVHVEDVARAFVAVLEAPTEVIHGQAFNTGANHLNHQVIELAEIATATVPGSELAVQARGDADQRTYRANFDKFARTFPDFEFRWDAKSGAHDLYESFRRVGLTEAMYRDPRFTRLSWLRSLLSDGRLDGHLRWARAEATS; encoded by the coding sequence GTGACGAAATCGACCCGCCTACCCGTGCTCGTGACCGGGCACCGCGGTTACATCGGGTCCGTGATGGTCCGCCACCTGCTCGAGGCCGGCTACGACGTAGTTGGCATGGACATCGGGTACTTCGACGACTGCACGTTCGTCCCGGACCCCGTCGATGTCCCAACCATCGAGAAGGACATCCGGGATGTCGTGCCGGAAGATCTGAGGTCGCTCTACGCCGTCATCCACCTCGCCGCGCTGAGCAACGACCCGATCGGCAACCTGGACCAGCGTTGGACGGAGCAGATCAACCTCAGCGCGTCTGTGCGGCTCGCCGAGCTGGCGCGAGAGGCAGACGTCCGCCGCTTCCTGTTCTCCTCGTCCTGCATCATGTACGGGATGTCTTCGGCCGACGAGGTCGACGAGATGTCCCCGCTCGCGCCCCAGACCGAGTACGCGAGGTCGAAGGTCGACGCGGAGCAGGCCATCGCCGAGCTTGCGGGCGATCGGTTCTCACCGGTTTTCCTTCGAAACGGCACCGTGTACGGCGTCTCGCCGCGGATGCGGTTCGACACTGTCTTCAACGACCTCTTGGGCTCGGCGTCCGCGACGGGCAAAGTGACGGTGTTCAGCGACGGGAAGCCGTGGCGGCCCGTCGTCCACGTGGAGGACGTCGCTCGCGCCTTCGTAGCGGTTCTCGAGGCTCCGACGGAAGTGATCCACGGGCAGGCGTTCAACACGGGAGCGAACCACCTCAACCACCAGGTGATCGAGCTGGCAGAGATCGCGACCGCGACGGTTCCTGGCTCCGAGCTCGCCGTCCAAGCACGCGGCGACGCCGATCAGCGAACGTACCGAGCGAACTTCGATAAGTTCGCGAGGACGTTCCCGGACTTCGAGTTCCGGTGGGACGCGAAGTCCGGAGCGCACGATCTGTACGAATCGTTTCGCCGAGTGGGGCTTACGGAAGCGATGTACCGGGATCCCCGGTTTACGCGCCTTTCGTGGTTGCGGAGCCTTCTCTCCGACGGGCGGCTCGACGGGCACCTCAGATGGGCGCGCGCAGAGGCGACATCGTGA
- a CDS encoding HAD-IIIA family hydrolase, protein MTVEAPPSYTDRPTQAVVLAGGRGTRMLPFTQTRPKPMIEFHGKPFLEYVVELLRDQGFERILMLLGYLPHVIEGHFGDGHRWGVSISYSTTDPEALTVHRVRVAESLLDDLFLLLYCDNYWPLQMDRVWTSFVKSGAAAQITVYSNKDGYSRDSVIVDDNGTVTTFDRSRTTPGLKGVEISYAIVPKSVLELFPEGDMLFEEAVYPSLVAQRQLSAFVSDHRYYSVGSHERLPLTDAFLAMTPTVIVDRDGVLNDKPARARYVTSTDEFRWLPGALEALRSLRSARYRVIVVSNQAGIGRGLMSEVDLEAIHAKMRADAEAAGGRIDGTYHCPHDWNAGCECRKPRPGMLFQAQRDHHLDLTRTWFLGDDDRDAEAARAAGCRFAMVTERSSLLHLTRALIDGTLEPS, encoded by the coding sequence GTGACGGTGGAGGCACCACCGAGCTACACGGATCGGCCGACGCAGGCCGTCGTTCTCGCGGGGGGGCGTGGGACGCGCATGCTCCCCTTCACGCAGACGCGCCCGAAACCGATGATCGAATTCCACGGCAAACCATTCCTGGAATACGTCGTCGAGCTCCTGCGTGATCAGGGGTTCGAGCGCATCCTGATGCTCCTCGGGTACCTGCCGCACGTGATCGAAGGTCACTTCGGAGACGGTCACAGATGGGGCGTCTCGATCTCGTACTCCACCACGGACCCAGAGGCGCTCACGGTCCATCGTGTGCGCGTAGCGGAATCGCTTCTCGACGATCTGTTCCTGCTCCTTTACTGCGACAACTACTGGCCGCTCCAGATGGATCGCGTCTGGACGTCGTTTGTGAAATCGGGGGCAGCAGCTCAGATCACCGTCTACAGCAACAAGGACGGCTACTCGAGAGACAGCGTCATCGTCGATGACAACGGCACGGTGACGACCTTCGACAGATCCCGAACGACACCAGGCCTCAAAGGCGTCGAGATCAGTTATGCGATCGTGCCGAAGTCCGTACTCGAACTGTTCCCGGAAGGAGACATGCTGTTCGAGGAGGCCGTCTATCCGTCGCTCGTCGCGCAGCGGCAGCTCTCGGCGTTCGTGTCGGATCACCGGTATTACAGCGTGGGCTCGCACGAGCGCCTCCCGCTGACCGATGCGTTCCTTGCTATGACGCCGACGGTGATCGTGGACCGCGACGGAGTCCTGAACGACAAGCCTGCACGCGCACGGTACGTCACGAGCACGGACGAGTTCAGGTGGCTTCCCGGCGCTCTGGAAGCGCTCCGATCACTGCGCTCGGCCCGCTACCGCGTCATCGTCGTCTCGAACCAGGCGGGGATCGGACGCGGCCTCATGTCGGAGGTCGATCTCGAAGCGATCCACGCGAAGATGCGCGCCGACGCCGAGGCCGCCGGCGGGAGGATCGACGGGACATATCACTGCCCACACGACTGGAACGCGGGCTGCGAGTGTCGCAAGCCGCGGCCGGGAATGCTGTTCCAGGCGCAACGTGACCACCACCTCGATCTGACGAGGACGTGGTTCCTCGGGGACGACGACCGCGACGCAGAAGCCGCCCGAGCGGCGGGCTGTCGTTTCGCTATGGTCACGGAACGGTCGTCGCTACTCCACCTGACCCGCGCGTTGATCGACGGAACCCTGGAGCCATCGTGA
- a CDS encoding SIS domain-containing protein, whose translation MPETPSTPLLITYLDALHKVLDAIDVDAVERLVARLRLAREEGATVFVAGNGGSAATAAHWVNDLCKATRAAGRPSIRAVSLTDNASFVTALANDEGYDRVFAGQLENFAQAGDVLVVISASGNSPNLVRAVDTAREHGVTTIALLGFDGGILKEAVDDFVWLPTDVGAYGLAETGHSAVTDIVTSYLIADNTSGRNALRR comes from the coding sequence ATGCCCGAAACCCCATCGACCCCGCTGCTGATCACCTACCTGGACGCGCTACACAAGGTCCTCGACGCGATCGACGTCGATGCCGTGGAACGCCTCGTTGCGCGGCTGCGCCTGGCGCGGGAAGAGGGCGCGACCGTGTTCGTCGCGGGGAACGGAGGCAGCGCAGCGACGGCAGCACACTGGGTGAACGACCTTTGCAAGGCGACGAGAGCCGCTGGGCGCCCCTCGATCCGTGCCGTCAGCCTCACCGACAACGCCTCGTTCGTCACAGCGCTCGCCAACGACGAGGGCTACGACCGTGTCTTCGCCGGCCAGCTGGAGAACTTCGCGCAGGCGGGCGACGTGCTCGTCGTGATCTCTGCAAGCGGAAACTCTCCGAATCTCGTCCGCGCCGTCGATACTGCCAGGGAGCACGGCGTCACGACGATCGCGCTGCTCGGGTTCGACGGAGGGATCCTCAAGGAGGCTGTCGACGACTTCGTTTGGCTGCCAACGGACGTCGGTGCGTACGGCCTCGCCGAGACTGGCCACTCCGCCGTGACGGATATCGTCACCTCCTATCTCATCGCGGACAACACGAGCGGGCGAAACGCGCTGCGGCGGTGA
- a CDS encoding WecB/TagA/CpsF family glycosyltransferase: protein MSATTTAVGLPWVERVLGQRVDPVSKARAAEAVVERALDGEPGAYVCLTNVHTTVESQRSAALRAAVDGAYLSVPDGMPLAWILRRRGHIQTEKVTGIEFIPAVASIGVDRGLRHFFYGGAPGVAVSAGLRLENLVPGVTIVGAASPPFAEAHGGWPVDELEHELRRTRPHVLWIGLGAPKQELLMAELAERVDVPVMVGVGAAFDYLAGTKAAAPTALRHIGLEWLFRLAVEPRRLARRYIVGNAIFLWLLARDALRRRLRSRGRHEGTERVGAHDRSST, encoded by the coding sequence ATGTCTGCCACAACGACTGCCGTGGGTTTGCCTTGGGTCGAACGCGTCCTCGGACAGCGCGTCGATCCCGTTAGCAAGGCGCGAGCAGCCGAGGCCGTCGTAGAGCGAGCGCTCGACGGCGAGCCCGGCGCATACGTGTGCCTAACGAACGTGCACACGACTGTGGAGTCCCAGCGTTCGGCGGCGTTGAGGGCCGCGGTCGACGGGGCGTATCTGTCGGTTCCCGACGGGATGCCGCTCGCCTGGATCCTCCGCCGCCGCGGCCACATCCAGACGGAGAAGGTGACGGGGATCGAGTTCATCCCCGCGGTCGCCTCGATCGGTGTCGACCGAGGGCTGCGGCATTTCTTCTACGGCGGCGCGCCCGGCGTTGCAGTTAGTGCCGGACTCCGCCTCGAGAACCTCGTGCCCGGCGTCACCATCGTCGGTGCCGCGTCTCCACCGTTCGCCGAGGCACACGGCGGTTGGCCCGTCGATGAATTGGAGCACGAGCTCCGGCGGACGCGGCCCCACGTGCTGTGGATCGGCCTGGGCGCCCCCAAGCAGGAGCTGCTGATGGCCGAGTTGGCCGAACGCGTCGACGTCCCTGTCATGGTGGGAGTGGGCGCGGCGTTCGACTACCTCGCGGGCACGAAGGCCGCTGCCCCGACCGCCCTGCGTCACATCGGGCTGGAATGGCTGTTCCGCTTGGCAGTCGAGCCGCGTCGCCTCGCACGCAGGTACATCGTCGGCAACGCCATTTTCCTATGGCTCTTGGCCCGTGACGCGCTCAGGCGGCGGCTTCGAAGCCGCGGCCGACACGAAGGCACCGAACGTGTTGGAGCCCACGACCGCAGTTCGACCTAA
- a CDS encoding sugar transferase, which yields MPRITDEVIVLPQPDVDSTVDLTGVVLPPDGMPVDGSVEHTVGTNTLARYRSLGFLLLPLDVLCLTVALLVAHALRFGVVPEWEYLVQIALGGMLWPAVFHALGLYAPHLLSALEEFRRTAIAVGIGIVLLILLTFWTEVYLSRSWMAITFGIALVLELTTRMVVRRYVARLRATDLLTMRTLIIGSGDQVQEPLEALGTPGSGFLPLGWIDANSPIIASASVSTNERVRRFRSVFREYQPDCVFMASTTIGRRQMLALMQAARQEGIIVRIYTHLSGVLASRLTAQPLGNEGVVLSMKPAGLSASQRFIKRGIDIGLAAIGLIVTSPVVLVAAIAIRVTSGSPVLFKQKRVTEGARTFVMYKFRTMANGAEQLAEVNGFNTSAPFFKLGGDDPRLTKVGKILRRWSIDEFPQLFNVLIGDMSLVGPRPLPAQQVSANIELLGPRHEVRSGITGWWQIQGRSDVEDHEDAIRMDHFYIENWSPVLDAYILLRTIGALLMRKGAY from the coding sequence GTGCCTCGGATCACGGACGAGGTCATCGTCCTCCCCCAGCCGGACGTCGACTCCACCGTCGACCTAACTGGCGTAGTCCTTCCTCCCGACGGCATGCCGGTCGATGGGTCCGTCGAGCACACCGTGGGCACCAACACGCTTGCCCGGTACCGGTCCCTCGGATTCCTCCTGCTGCCCCTCGACGTGTTGTGCCTAACGGTGGCCCTGTTGGTCGCACACGCCCTGCGCTTCGGGGTCGTCCCTGAATGGGAGTACCTCGTACAGATCGCCCTCGGTGGGATGTTGTGGCCGGCCGTGTTCCACGCCCTCGGCCTCTATGCGCCGCACCTTTTGTCCGCATTGGAGGAATTCCGACGCACGGCGATCGCCGTCGGGATCGGCATCGTGCTTCTGATCCTGCTGACGTTCTGGACCGAGGTGTACCTATCGCGGTCGTGGATGGCGATCACGTTTGGCATCGCTCTGGTGCTCGAGCTCACGACGAGAATGGTCGTGCGCCGATACGTGGCGCGCCTACGCGCGACAGACTTGCTCACGATGCGCACGCTCATCATCGGAAGCGGCGATCAGGTGCAGGAACCGCTCGAAGCCCTCGGGACGCCGGGATCGGGCTTTCTGCCGCTTGGATGGATCGACGCGAACAGCCCGATCATCGCGTCCGCGTCCGTCTCGACGAACGAACGCGTTAGGCGTTTTCGATCCGTGTTCCGGGAGTACCAACCCGACTGCGTCTTCATGGCGTCGACGACGATTGGCCGGCGTCAGATGCTCGCTCTGATGCAAGCCGCGCGGCAAGAGGGGATCATCGTGCGGATCTACACGCACCTGTCGGGTGTCCTCGCCTCGCGGCTGACCGCGCAGCCGCTCGGTAACGAAGGCGTCGTGTTGAGCATGAAGCCGGCAGGCCTTTCGGCTTCCCAGCGGTTCATAAAGCGCGGCATCGACATCGGACTCGCTGCCATCGGCCTCATCGTGACTTCGCCCGTCGTTCTCGTTGCGGCGATCGCGATCCGAGTCACTTCTGGCTCGCCGGTGCTGTTCAAGCAGAAGCGTGTGACAGAGGGAGCGCGCACGTTCGTGATGTACAAGTTCCGGACGATGGCGAACGGCGCCGAACAGCTCGCCGAAGTGAACGGGTTCAACACGTCAGCGCCGTTTTTCAAGCTCGGAGGCGACGACCCGAGACTAACCAAGGTTGGCAAGATCCTGCGTCGGTGGAGCATCGACGAGTTCCCTCAGCTGTTCAACGTGCTGATTGGCGACATGAGCCTCGTCGGTCCGCGGCCACTCCCGGCCCAGCAGGTCTCCGCGAACATCGAGTTGCTCGGTCCTCGACACGAGGTTCGGTCGGGGATCACGGGATGGTGGCAGATCCAGGGGCGATCGGACGTCGAGGATCACGAGGACGCGATCCGGATGGACCACTTCTACATCGAAAACTGGTCGCCCGTCCTCGACGCCTACATCCTGCTGCGGACGATCGGCGCGCTCCTCATGCGCAAAGGGGCCTACTGA
- a CDS encoding UDP-glucose/GDP-mannose dehydrogenase family protein: MRVVVVGTGHVGLPTAATLASFEHDVVGVDEDEEKIRGLQRGTTPFFEPGLAELIERGARTGRLRFSVDAAEAIPSAEVVFLCVGTPARASGDANLVAVERSARGIAPHLSPGVVVVKKSTVPAGTAQRLRQVLRMTRSDLAEDIEVVSNPEFLREGQAVEDSFHPDRILVGARSARGFETMRRLYEPLIRDGAKLIETDIETAELAKHASNAFLALKVSYANALARVCELAGADVTAVADVMGSDPRIGRAFLDAGLGWGGYCFPKDLQAFDRLSSRLGYDFGLLREVERINNEAIDVAVEKVRDALWNLEDKRVALLGLSFKPRTDDVRLSPALSLARRLIAEGAATVGYDPEAGANAKSEVPDLEVAPSVYDALDGAHCMVVCTDWDEFRSIDLPRAKELMVHPIVVDGRNMFDPQIMRAYGFVYHGTGRASLSEGG, translated from the coding sequence ATGCGAGTCGTCGTCGTCGGTACCGGTCATGTTGGATTGCCCACTGCGGCAACCCTGGCGTCGTTCGAGCACGACGTCGTCGGTGTCGACGAGGACGAGGAGAAGATTCGCGGGCTCCAACGAGGCACCACGCCATTCTTCGAGCCTGGGCTCGCCGAACTTATCGAACGCGGAGCGCGTACTGGCCGCCTTCGGTTCTCCGTCGACGCCGCCGAGGCGATCCCGTCGGCAGAGGTCGTCTTCCTCTGCGTCGGCACCCCCGCCCGAGCGTCCGGAGACGCGAACCTCGTCGCCGTGGAGCGATCGGCCCGTGGGATCGCGCCGCATCTCTCGCCGGGGGTCGTCGTCGTCAAGAAGTCGACCGTGCCGGCGGGGACGGCGCAGCGGCTGCGTCAGGTGCTGAGGATGACGCGGTCCGACCTGGCCGAGGACATCGAGGTCGTGTCGAATCCCGAGTTCCTCCGCGAGGGTCAAGCCGTGGAGGACTCGTTCCATCCTGACCGGATCCTCGTCGGTGCGCGATCCGCGCGCGGCTTCGAGACGATGCGCCGGCTCTACGAGCCGTTGATCCGTGACGGGGCGAAGCTGATCGAGACGGACATCGAGACCGCCGAGCTCGCGAAGCACGCGAGTAACGCGTTCTTGGCGCTGAAGGTCTCGTACGCCAACGCGCTTGCGCGCGTCTGCGAGCTCGCGGGGGCCGACGTGACCGCGGTCGCCGACGTGATGGGATCTGACCCCCGCATCGGACGAGCGTTCCTGGACGCGGGACTCGGTTGGGGCGGGTACTGCTTCCCGAAGGACCTCCAGGCGTTCGACCGGCTGTCGTCTCGCCTCGGCTATGACTTCGGCCTGCTTCGTGAGGTGGAGCGGATCAATAACGAGGCGATCGACGTGGCCGTCGAGAAGGTTCGGGACGCCTTGTGGAACCTCGAGGACAAGCGCGTCGCGCTGCTCGGCCTCTCGTTCAAGCCTCGAACGGACGATGTCCGCCTGTCGCCAGCGCTGTCGCTGGCGCGCCGTCTGATTGCCGAAGGCGCGGCGACGGTCGGATACGACCCCGAAGCCGGGGCGAACGCGAAATCGGAGGTGCCCGATCTCGAGGTGGCGCCGAGCGTCTACGACGCCCTCGACGGCGCTCACTGCATGGTCGTGTGCACGGACTGGGACGAGTTCCGCTCGATCGACCTGCCACGGGCGAAGGAGCTGATGGTGCACCCCATCGTCGTCGACGGCCGGAACATGTTCGACCCTCAGATCATGCGGGCATATGGCTTCGTGTACCACGGGACCGGTCGGGCGTCCCTTTCCGAGGGCGGCTGA
- a CDS encoding UDP-glucuronic acid decarboxylase family protein: MPRALVTGAAGFLGSHLSDRLLGEGWDVIGFDSLLTGRAENLGDALSNGRFRFEQYDVTNYLHVDGDLDWVLHLASPASPTDYLAYPIQTLKVGALGTLRALGLAKAKHAGLLLASTSEVYGNPQVHPQPETYWGHVNPIGPRGVYDEAKRYAEAMVMAYHRSHRVPVKIVRIFNTYGPRMRRRDGRAVPTFIDQALQGSPLTVHGDGSQTRSLCYVEDLVEGIWRLLTSDVVAEPVNLGNPEEVKVLDLARTITSLAGSRSDVVFVDRPVDDPDVRCPDIRKATTALGWMPRVRLADGLERTIEWVRALTTA; this comes from the coding sequence ATGCCTCGAGCGCTTGTGACGGGGGCGGCGGGATTTCTCGGATCGCACCTATCCGATCGACTGCTTGGCGAAGGCTGGGATGTGATCGGCTTCGACTCGCTCCTCACCGGCCGGGCGGAGAACCTCGGCGATGCGCTATCGAACGGGCGGTTCCGATTCGAGCAATACGACGTGACGAACTACCTCCACGTCGACGGCGATCTCGATTGGGTCCTCCACTTGGCGTCGCCGGCGTCTCCGACGGACTATCTGGCGTATCCGATCCAGACGCTGAAGGTCGGGGCGTTGGGGACGCTCCGCGCGCTGGGGCTGGCGAAGGCGAAGCATGCGGGTCTGCTCCTGGCGTCGACGTCGGAGGTCTACGGGAACCCACAGGTTCACCCGCAGCCCGAGACGTACTGGGGGCACGTGAACCCCATCGGGCCGCGCGGCGTCTACGACGAGGCCAAGCGGTACGCGGAGGCGATGGTGATGGCCTACCACCGGTCGCACCGTGTGCCCGTCAAGATCGTCCGCATCTTCAACACGTACGGCCCCCGCATGCGCCGCCGCGACGGCCGTGCCGTGCCGACGTTCATCGATCAGGCCCTCCAAGGATCGCCGTTGACGGTGCACGGCGACGGCTCGCAGACGCGATCGCTCTGCTATGTCGAGGACCTGGTGGAGGGCATCTGGCGGCTCCTGACGTCGGACGTCGTCGCCGAACCGGTGAACCTGGGAAATCCCGAGGAGGTGAAGGTCCTCGACCTGGCACGGACGATCACCTCGCTCGCCGGCAGTCGTTCCGACGTCGTCTTCGTCGACCGGCCCGTCGACGATCCGGACGTTCGATGCCCGGATATCCGCAAGGCCACGACGGCGCTCGGGTGGATGCCTCGCGTCCGGCTCGCCGACGGTCTCGAGCGCACGATCGAGTGGGTCCGCGCCTTGACGACTGCTTGA
- a CDS encoding LPXTG cell wall anchor domain-containing protein: MKRFGYALIGALSVTLLTAMPALAQSVVPPGTDVGPQVIARAPENVVQAPGGVAFTGSEVTLWMVLAAALLAVGLTVYVLGRRRARAGAK; the protein is encoded by the coding sequence GTGAAGAGGTTCGGGTACGCGCTCATCGGTGCTTTGTCCGTGACGCTGCTCACGGCGATGCCTGCGCTGGCCCAGTCGGTCGTTCCGCCTGGCACGGACGTGGGTCCGCAAGTCATCGCTCGCGCCCCCGAGAACGTGGTTCAGGCCCCCGGCGGCGTGGCGTTCACCGGTTCTGAGGTCACGCTGTGGATGGTGCTCGCGGCCGCGCTCCTCGCGGTCGGCCTGACGGTGTACGTGCTGGGCCGGCGCCGCGCACGCGCAGGCGCGAAGTAG
- a CDS encoding DUF4012 domain-containing protein, translating into MAVAVLATLGVSLAFTMLSVRQDLEQGRAAMEQGRSHLLAGDVQAAATSFREGRASFANAEDAANGPIVNAAGWIPGIGRTSDAVRTMAASAGTAADAAIVLTDAIASVPEGLAGLTPRAGALPLDTLVPLAEAARRADALMGEAAARLAHTTDSLVLEPVAGALRDADEEAAEIRGEIHALALLLHGLPRFLGADHARTYFFGAQNPAELRGTGGLIGAYSLLRIEDGKFHFSPFKQIHRLAQSPGLPSPNEGFAAYEQFRKHGLFWTAINVMPDFPSVSQAIIASYEAATGTRLDGVIVADPFALAALLEATGPVKVPGYGVSVDAENVVPFTTNEAYSLFGDPTQRKRILGDVARAAFKRFVEQPSTDVDDLRKLVDAASGRHLLVYSVDRDMQEGLADTPVGGTLRPPRADDDLVSVVVTSAAGSKVDYFQERDVSYAVALDDDGSANAVLDLTLRNHAPTSGEPSYVIGPFPQSGAYFGPILRTIEAGESVALSTVYCGTDCVPVENGAELDGSPIDVQFGVDFGQRYIRHYYAVPSGDAQALHLTWDDPAAWEGNSSGGVFRMTFASQVTVRPSTLEIRVEPPEGMQITSVTAPLTVRGGAAVYRGGAAPRLDVEVEFGPSLPVRLWRNTLRFLNARVFDL; encoded by the coding sequence GTGGCAGTGGCCGTCCTCGCCACGCTCGGCGTTTCGCTCGCCTTCACGATGCTCTCCGTCCGCCAAGACCTCGAGCAGGGGCGAGCCGCGATGGAGCAGGGCCGGAGCCATCTGCTCGCCGGAGATGTGCAGGCTGCGGCAACGTCGTTCCGCGAAGGACGCGCCTCGTTCGCGAACGCGGAGGATGCGGCGAACGGTCCCATTGTTAACGCCGCCGGATGGATACCGGGCATCGGCCGCACGAGTGACGCGGTTAGGACGATGGCAGCGTCGGCGGGGACGGCGGCCGACGCCGCTATCGTCCTTACCGACGCGATCGCGTCCGTCCCTGAAGGTCTGGCCGGACTCACGCCCAGGGCCGGAGCGCTCCCGCTCGACACGCTCGTCCCGCTCGCCGAGGCGGCTCGACGCGCGGACGCTCTCATGGGCGAGGCTGCCGCTCGGCTGGCGCACACGACCGACTCGCTCGTCTTGGAGCCCGTTGCCGGCGCCCTGCGCGACGCGGACGAAGAGGCCGCCGAGATCCGAGGCGAGATCCATGCCCTCGCCCTTCTCCTACACGGGCTCCCCCGGTTCCTCGGAGCGGATCACGCGCGCACGTACTTCTTCGGAGCGCAGAACCCGGCGGAGCTTCGCGGGACGGGCGGCCTTATCGGCGCGTATTCGCTCCTCCGGATCGAAGACGGGAAGTTCCACTTCTCACCGTTCAAGCAGATACACCGTCTGGCGCAGTCCCCGGGCCTGCCGTCACCGAACGAGGGCTTCGCGGCATACGAGCAGTTCAGAAAGCACGGGCTGTTCTGGACGGCTATCAACGTGATGCCGGACTTCCCGTCCGTTTCGCAGGCGATCATCGCCTCGTACGAGGCGGCCACGGGGACGCGGCTCGACGGCGTCATCGTGGCGGATCCGTTCGCGCTCGCCGCACTGCTCGAGGCCACCGGACCCGTGAAGGTCCCCGGGTACGGCGTGTCCGTCGATGCGGAGAACGTCGTGCCGTTCACGACGAACGAGGCCTACTCGCTGTTCGGCGACCCCACGCAACGAAAGCGCATCCTGGGCGACGTCGCCAGGGCGGCGTTCAAGCGATTCGTCGAGCAGCCGTCCACGGACGTCGACGACCTTCGAAAGCTCGTCGACGCCGCATCTGGTCGGCATCTCCTCGTCTACTCGGTCGACCGCGACATGCAGGAGGGCCTCGCGGACACGCCCGTCGGTGGCACGCTCCGGCCACCGAGGGCCGACGACGATCTCGTGTCCGTCGTGGTAACGAGCGCCGCGGGCTCCAAGGTCGACTACTTCCAAGAGCGCGACGTGTCGTACGCAGTCGCGCTCGATGACGACGGGAGCGCCAACGCCGTGCTCGACCTCACGCTCCGCAACCACGCGCCCACGTCAGGAGAGCCGTCATACGTGATCGGACCGTTCCCGCAGAGCGGCGCGTACTTCGGGCCGATCCTCCGCACCATCGAGGCCGGTGAGAGCGTGGCGCTGTCAACCGTCTATTGCGGAACGGACTGCGTGCCGGTGGAGAACGGAGCCGAGCTCGATGGATCGCCGATAGACGTGCAGTTTGGGGTGGATTTCGGTCAACGCTACATTCGCCACTACTACGCGGTCCCGAGCGGCGACGCACAAGCACTCCACCTGACCTGGGACGACCCGGCTGCGTGGGAGGGGAACAGCTCCGGCGGCGTTTTCCGGATGACCTTCGCCAGTCAGGTAACCGTTCGCCCGTCCACGCTCGAGATCCGCGTCGAGCCGCCCGAAGGGATGCAGATCACGTCAGTGACGGCTCCGCTTACGGTCCGCGGCGGTGCAGCCGTCTACAGAGGGGGAGCCGCGCCACGCCTGGACGTCGAGGTCGAGTTCGGACCGTCACTTCCGGTCAGGCTGTGGCGCAACACGCTGCGGTTCCTCAACGCCCGAGTCTTCGACCTCTGA
- a CDS encoding sugar transferase produces the protein MQEELPDIQAAEAIAVARPAAPPLTRPSLELVAGERDAGRIGLLVAAPWQLVVKRTIDVAISLAFLLLLLPVLMLIAGAVRLTSAGPALYVQERMGRDGRPFRMYKFRSMRVRHGLTRDQLLEMNEVRGPVFKIRQDPRLTRVGRWLRASSLDELPQLFNVLLGDMSLVGPRPPLPEEYAVFGPRERGRLSVKPGLTCIWQVSGRSNLDYDTWVEMDLEYISTWTLRRDLELIVRTIPAVITARGAY, from the coding sequence ATGCAGGAGGAACTGCCGGACATCCAGGCCGCCGAAGCGATCGCGGTAGCCCGGCCGGCAGCTCCACCCCTTACAAGGCCCTCACTCGAGCTCGTCGCGGGAGAACGCGACGCCGGCCGTATCGGACTCCTCGTTGCAGCACCCTGGCAACTTGTCGTGAAGCGGACGATCGACGTGGCGATCAGCCTCGCGTTTCTGCTCCTGCTGTTGCCGGTCTTAATGCTGATCGCAGGTGCGGTCAGGCTCACGTCCGCGGGACCCGCCCTGTACGTGCAGGAGCGGATGGGGCGCGATGGCCGTCCGTTCCGAATGTACAAGTTTCGCTCGATGCGGGTCCGGCACGGCTTGACACGCGATCAGTTGCTGGAGATGAACGAGGTCCGCGGCCCGGTGTTCAAGATCCGCCAGGACCCGAGGCTCACGCGCGTTGGACGGTGGCTTCGAGCCTCGTCGCTCGACGAGCTTCCCCAGTTGTTCAACGTATTGCTCGGCGACATGAGCCTGGTCGGACCGCGGCCGCCGCTCCCCGAGGAGTACGCGGTGTTCGGGCCGCGTGAGCGGGGCCGGCTCTCGGTGAAGCCCGGACTGACGTGCATCTGGCAAGTGAGCGGGCGTTCGAACCTCGACTACGACACGTGGGTGGAGATGGATCTGGAATACATCTCCACGTGGACGCTGCGACGTGACCTTGAGTTGATCGTCCGAACGATCCCCGCTGTGATCACCGCCCGCGGCGCCTACTAG